In the Leishmania panamensis strain MHOM/PA/94/PSC-1 chromosome 30 sequence genome, one interval contains:
- a CDS encoding hypothetical protein (TriTrypDB/GeneDB-style sysID: LpmP.30.2390) translates to MFKSSLATHSSIDHDLFPLLTVRSCVSEADESKNGPRFCAEDKMTGGAYEIRSRKLDLETEQRVSGAGCHRDNRNLSQNDLWAIKRQQDRINALLTATAHCAVPPCVTLPIDVYIQEQPSTGNTYVASVDAFSGLSLGDIIRSGWGVMEERVFLEILNAVEAFGYASASLPPHGNLSSDAIKQLLIVRDGASEARQPSRWVVSDWLLLSDDSVTSFDPQAFVADLEWVLHSSFAQLSISTTTAQGSALMPAARVEELVGETVDRIRAHLLQQDTGAQSSFSADGLTQLPGTGAQPDTKAVPAPAGVFFSEVANNNGVSTMQPSLRNGVGVARSFDTGCDKSAKWTFNTTEGGLESPATAAASMPSESRRECRSPGVTAIDCDTIAATANNAAVPTLSTSLTASLVNSMVQSSCRAASKRDSANDAYGAARQMSLKDKVAYHQAALRNEQLVVNKHRRKNAPLPPRPQPVLSQRRNVRQNLSPRAFADDAEVYYDPPTLTSPIAVKPSAYLMQSRRPLASGRGAGSARKLQSPHNARTPNSETQTPREPSRSTATSPHSQQPLATSESSPCHDQVRERLLDDVVTIAVLNQYRRTQDHRLRLEGERRRREQRQQILSLSTLHPGAVAQELAAPTPLEEPCTSVTNLPAPASPCAVRREAVNTENRRRVAPRSNTAQSSSAANPNHGSSAAPSRCCPVLAVATNGAAMSRVGTVSESPEPRPPSPRSYRMFHPIFCQKKPVVKAAAGTWAIPQREPGRGAATTAVVSRAAQTAVKPTTPSRTVLYGIRPDTLVRAERPTTVQTAVNARSARAREEVAVAATVGRGSNASRQPASGVDPRPGRSFAAAENGATGAVRQQQLSARKMGTAPLAQRRTGAATTSSLVSPRAKIAEQSAATPFVKPLSLAAVLGRTAFSPAGQTTTSARGPPHAPRLDARQQVSARRTATSFGMLPGLSGCSPQRSISGAKFEVPRSANTARPPPAQQHHGISPWVYRRVSSTGALHSPRNGVVITPCGQSATATLATAPPSSSPIRERPCSARQTATQPEAASPTGLHTMEPRLRNAANVSPAKGVASVNRTSMQRLEPKVWPKRWTGHARTLNIQKTDLPLTTANKESLASPCTPPLSAATAGDAAMTAARRDTFKGAAAQCSGTEVETRTSRGRDTGGSFTSTGARPTAASQKGMQKKQSNACGPVLHAGPLTLGRVRPVNEASPGILLRRNRRSPM, encoded by the coding sequence ATGTTCAAGAGCTCGCTAgccacccacagcagcatTGATCATGATCTGTTTCCATTGCTGacggtgcgcagctgcgtcagtGAGGCCGACGAGAGCAAGAATGGGCCGCGCTTCTGCGCTGAGGACAAGATGACCGGCGGCGCCTACGAGATTCGGAGTCGCAAGCTGGATCTGGAGACGGAGCAGCGTGTCAGCGGCGCCGGTTGCCACCGCGACAACCGAAACCTCTCACAGAATGATCTTTGGGCTATTAAGCGGCAGCAAGACCGCATCAACGCACTTCTTACTGCCACTGCTCACtgcgcggtgccgccgtgTGTAACGCTACCAATAGATGTGTATATTCAGGAGCAGCCGTCCACCGGTAATACCTATGTGGCAAGCGTGGATGCGTTCTCTGGGCTCTCACTGGGTGACATCATCCGCTCCGGCTGGGGCGTGATGGAGGAGCGAGTGTTTCTGGAGATTCTCAATGCCGTGGAGGCATTCGGCTACGCGAGCGCCAGTCTGCCTCCGCATGGCAATCTTAGCTCCGATGCGATCAAGCAGCTGCTTATCGTGCGCGACGGTGCCTCGGAGGCTCGGCAGCCGTCACGTTGGGTTGTGAGTGATTGGTTGTTGCTGAGCGACGACAGCGTCACCTCATTTGACCCACAGGCGTTTGTGGCGGACCTGGAGTGGGTGCTGCATTCCTCCTTTGCCCAGTTGAGCATCTCAACGACCACGGCGCAGGGGAGCGCCCTCATGCCGGCGGCTCGTGTAGAGGAGCTCGTAGGTGAGACGGTCGACCGCATTCGTGCTCATTTGCTCCAGCAAGACACGGGGGCACAAAGCTCTTTCTCCGCAGACGGCTTGACGCAGCTTCCTGGCACGGGGGCACAACCAGACACGAAGGCCGTCCCCGCACCTGCTggagtttttttttcagaGGTCGCTAACAACAACGGTGTCAGTACAATGCAACCCTCTCTCCGAAACGGGGTGGGAGTGGCAAGGAGCTTCGATACTGGTTGTGACAAGAGTGCCAAGTGGACTTTCAATACTACAGAAGGTGGGCTCGAGTCTCCGGCTactgcagcggcatcgaTGCCTTCAGAGTCTCGCCGTGAATGCAGAAGCCCCGGCGTTACCGCAATAGACTGCGACACTATCGCCGCGACCGCCAACAATGCGGCTGTTCCCACGCTCAGTACATCGCTGACCGCCTCGCTGGTGAATAGCATGGTCCAAAGCTCGTGCCGTGCGGCAAGCAAGCGCGACAGCGCCAACGACGCCTACGGCGCTGCTCGACAGATGTCTCTTAAAGATAAGGTAGCCTACCATCAAGCCGCGCTTCGCAACGAACAGCTTGTGGTGAACAAGCACCGTCGCAAGAACgccccactgccgccacgccCCCAGCCGGTGTTGTCGCAGAGACGCAATGTACGACAGAACCTCTCACCGAGGGCCTTTGCCGACGATGCGGAGGTCTACTACGACCCGCCTACGCTGACGTCTCCGATTGCGGTGAAGCCGAGCGCGTACCTAATGCAGAGCCGTCGTCCTTTGGCGAGCGGGCGAGGCGCTGGCAGCGCTCGCAAGCTTCAGTCCCCGCACAACGCTCGAACACCCAACAGCGAAACCCAAACGCCGCGCGAGCCTTCACGATCGACAGCGACATCACCACACTCGCAACAGCCGTTGGCGACCTCTGAGTCATCTCCGTGTCATGATCAGGTGCGTGAGCGTCTCTTAGATGACGTGGTGACGATAGCAGTGCTCAATCAATACCGGCGGACGCAGGACCATCGTCTTCGGCTGGAAGGGGAACGTCGCcggcgagagcagcggcagcagataCTCTCTTTGTCCACCCTGCATcccggcgctgtcgctcaAGAGCTTGCCGCTCCGACCCCTTTGGAAGAGCCCTGCACGTCTGTAACCAACCTTCCTGCCCCTGCCTCCCCTTGTGCAGTAAGGAGGGAGGCCGTAAATACCGAGAATCGCCGCCGGGTCGCTCCACGAAGTAACACAGCGCAATCCAGCTCTGCCGCAAACCCGAACCatggcagcagtgctgcacctTCCCGCTGTTGTCCGGTCCTCGCGGTGGCAACCAATGGCGCAGCGATGAGCCGCGTTGGCACTGTGAGTGAGAGCCCAGAGCCACGGCCCCCGTCACCGCGTTCGTACCGCATGTTTCACCCTATCTTCTGCCAGAAGAAACCTGTCGTAAAAGCCGCGGCTGGTACGTGGGCGATACCGCAACGAGAGCCTGGCCGTGGAGCAGCAACCACAGCAGTGGTGAGCCGAGCGGCACAGACGGCAGTCAAACCCACGACACCATCGCGCACCGTCTTGTACGGTATCCGTCCCGACACGTTAGTCAGGGCAGAGCGACCTACCACAGTCCAAACAGCCGTGAACGCACGTTCTGctagagcgagagaagaggtagCGGTCGCAGCGACGGTCGGCAGGGGCAGTAATGCGAGCCGACAACCTGCTTCAGGTGTCGACCCTCGCCCTGGGCGTAGCTTTGCGGCTGCTGAAAATGGAGCGACTGGAGCAGTCAGACAGCAGCAACTCTCTGCAAGGAAGATGGGCACCGCCCCGCTAGCGCAGAGGAGAACTGGGGCAGCAACTACATCGTCTCTGGTTTCGCCAAGAGCGAAGATAGCAGAGCAGTCGGCGGCGACGCCTTTTGTGAAGCCGCTGTCTTTGGCAGCCGTTCTTGGGCGCACGGCGTTTTCGCCTGCGGGGCAAACGACGACTAGTGCGCGTGGTCCGCCTCATGCTCCTCGTCTCGATGCACGGCAGCAGGTTTCCGCACGGAGAACTGCCACATCGTTTGGCATGCTGCCGGGTCTCTCTGGCTGCTCTCCTCAGCGAAGCATCAGCGGCGCGAAGTTTGAGGTCCCGCGATCTGCCAACACCGCTCGCCCACCcccggcgcagcagcaccatggCATATCACCATGGGTGTACCGGCGTGTGTCCTCGACAGGGGCTCTCCACTCGCCTCGCAATGGTGTCGTTATCACGCCCTGTGGGCAatcagcaacagcgacactAGCCACCGCACCGCCATCCTCGTCGCCCATTCGGGAGCGACCATGTAGCGCACGGCAAACTGCAACGCAGCCGGAAGCCGCCTCGCCGACGGGGCTTCACACAATGGAGCCACGGCTGCGCAATGCGGCCAACGTGAGCCCAGCAAAGGGTGTTGCATCCGTCAATCGTACCTCAATGCAGCGCCTCGAGCCGAAGGTCTGGCCAAAACGCTGGACTGGACATGCCCGAACCCTTAACATTCAGAAGACTGATCTGCCGCTGACTACCGCAAACAAGGAGAGTCTGGCCTCACCGTGCACACCACCACTAtcggctgccaccgctgggGATGCTGCCATGACAGCGGCACGCCGAGATACCTTTAAGGGTGCTGCGGCTCAATGCAGTGGGACCGAGGTGGAGACTCGCACGTCGCGCGGCAGGGACACCGGCGGGTCGTTCACGTCGACTGGTGCTCGtccaacagcagcgtcgcaAAAGGGAATGCAGAAAAAACAAAGCAACGCGTGTGGGCCAGTTCTGCACGCTGGCCCTCTGACGCTGGGTAGGGTGCGTCCTGTCAACGAGGCGTCGCCTGGCATTCTGCTGCGACGCAATCGCCGTTCCCCTATGTAA
- a CDS encoding pre-mRNA cleavage complex II Clp1 protein, putative (TriTrypDB/GeneDB-style sysID: LpmP.30.2370), with product MQSCKTHTSLHLSQEAVTIQWSAGQEGGAVLLLSGKVELFRSPLTRNLRYVFPAETCVVLEAFGDAVLWIEGDAATVQTPMSGVLDEIHALLDTARVDAMFAIDERRKKALLSSEELRDSWQGPRVLVVGENQWEREVVSRTLLNLAVRHGSPYGMCYVDVDVEMPMVGCPGTVSAAFVEEPVTAPEDFNVMMPLTFFHGAASVTTATRKRYLDLCACAAQAATSLGFANSKFEAGGFLIHSLSPSTEIQHDVLSDLLSIFSVTHVVITGADRELENVLYNAVLGRTVQFVRVPKLAGVLHPTASGAEKRRRAQLARYFFGTTRTSLMPVRGVARISELVLLHSETFEPLSWREVPDLCLAAVVWADTAASAAEANVAGFVALLEVGKQFVSFLAPSGGELPKPFLVVSPSLHLPRELVLPLPVL from the coding sequence ATGCAGTCGTGTAAGACGCACACCTCACTTCATCTCAGCCAGGAGGCCGTTACGATACAATGGAGTGCAGGGCaagaaggcggtgctgttCTGCTCCTCAGCGGGAAAGTAGAGCTGTTTCGCAGTCCCCTGACTCGAAACCTACGCTACGTCTTTCCAGCGGAGACGTGTGTTGTGCTAGAGGCATTTGGTGATGCTGTTCTGTGGATCGAAGGAGACGCGGCTACCGTGCAGACTCCGATGAGCGGCGTGCTCGATGAGATCCACGCACTGCTGGACACGGCGCGCGTGGATGCAATGTTCGCCATTGACGAACGCCGCAAGAAAGCCTTGCTGAGCTCCGAGGAGCTGAGAGACTCTTGGCAGGGTCCTCGTGTTCTTGTTGTGGGCGAGAACCAGTGGGAGCGTGAGGTGGTGTCACGGACGCTCCTCAATCTCGCGGTTCGCCACGGTAGCCCGTACGGCATGTGCTACGTGGACGTCGACGTGGAGATGCCAATGGTGGGCTGTCCAGGTACGGTCTCCGCTGCCTTTGTAGAGGAGCCTGTGACAGCGCCAGAGGACTTCAATGTGATGATGCCGCTGACATTCTTCCACGGCGCGGCCTCTGTCACAACTGCGACGCGAAAGCGCTACTTGGAtctgtgcgcctgtgcggcGCAAGCGGCCACCTCACTCGGGTTCGCCAACTCTAAATTTGAGGCTGGCGGCTTCTTGATCCACTCGTTGTCTCCCTCCACCGAGATCCAGCACGACGTGTTGAGTGACCTCCTCTCCATTTTTTCGGTCACGCACGTTGTGATCACCGGAGCGGACAGGGAACTGGAAAATGTTCTTTACAACGCTGTCTTGGGACGCACGGTGCAGTTTGTGCGGGTGCCAAAGCTGGCAGGCGTGCTGCACCCCACCGCGTCCGGTGCGGAGAAGCGCCGGCGCGCGCAGTTAGCACGCTACTTTTTTGGCACCACGCGTACCTCTTTGATGCCAGTGCGTGGCGTGGCACGAATATCCGAATTGGTTCTCCTCCACTCGGAAACATTCGAGCCGCTGAGCTGGAGAGAGGTGCCGGACCTGTGTCTTGCTGCCGTCGTCTGGGCAGACACGGCGGCGTCTGCTGCGGAAGCAAACGTGGCGGGTTTTGTCGCCCTGCTGGAGGTTGGCAAGCAATTTGTCAGCTTCCTTGCCCCATCCGGTGGTGAACTACCCAAGCCGTTTTTGGTGGTCTCGCCGTCCCTGCACCTGCCACGTGAACTCGTACTGCCCTTGCCAGTACTGTAG
- a CDS encoding peptidyl-tRNA hydrolase, putative (TriTrypDB/GeneDB-style sysID: LpmP.30.2380), producing MDVAAADEDSWEWITSSTSDEDSDCVDVDSEYEQMEALRLKMVFVVRSEVELNITAQEVVVFTASAGIQLVELLQLETNLTASPSTSASLSVGVAGLQDHQRWRHWYLWWNRIGCGKITLKCPNKDTMERIIATAQKHRLPMVRVRHSEIAVPGAAQSTTVPKTSDVVVVALGPAPSDVLEPITGSLKLYS from the coding sequence ATGGATGTCGCAGCCGCGGACGAGGACAGCTGGGAGTGGATAacgagcagcacctccgacGAGGACAGCGACTGTGTCGATGTCGACAGCGAGTACGAGCAGATGGAGGCGTTGCGACTCAAGATGGTCTTCGTCGTGCGCAGCGAAGTGGAGCTGAATATTACTGCACAGGAAGTGGTGGTGTTTACAGCGTCAGCTGGCATTCAGTTAGTCGAGCTCCTTCAACTAGAGACAAACCTGACCGCGTCTCCGAGTACATCCGCATCATTGTCGGTGGGCGTAGCGGGATTGCAGGATCATCAGCGCTGGCGCCATTGGTACCTGTGGTGGAATCGCATTGGCTGTGGCAAAATTACGCTCAAGTGCCCCAACAAAGATACGATGGAACGCATCATTGCTACCGCACAGAAGCACCGACTGCCAATGGTACGGGTCCGGCACTCCGAGATAGCGGTACCCGGAGCTGCGCAGTCCACAACGGTGCCAAAAACATCTGACGTTGTTGTCGTGGCGCTGGGTCCGGCCCCGTCGGATGTGCTCGAGCCCATCACGGGCTCATTGAAACTCTATTCGTAG
- a CDS encoding hypothetical protein (TriTrypDB/GeneDB-style sysID: LpmP.30.2360) yields MIMSGFRQADAGTSSTYYLPKIGSNFETVRLTYGAFLRLCLHSTVYYGAQGFVSEKLFGRKGTMGVAEREAMRYILSMGAEVGVSVLIMPVRYLAASTTPRFMLDYMFTRWSDVLALLDRFNPSTYASYALYAFASSNDEWNFDFFTWQIPSVLMTLGKLIARRRFAGSARCRTKRVFGVLLAQLILRAYMSTFSVMIPEQGSEALVAMSVTILEGMATSYLAQHTWPFPWDDITHIASMNTTSSSTAMASEGPDTPP; encoded by the coding sequence ATGATAATGAGCGGCTTCCGCCAAGCCGACGCAGGGACGTCCAGCACGTATTATTTGCCGAAAATCGGTTCTAATTTTGAAACCGTCCGACTTACCTACGGTGCATTTCTGCGGCTTTGTCTGCATTCTACTGTCTACTACGGTGCACAGGGCTTTGTATCAGAGAAACTATTTGGCCGTAAGGGTACAATGGGCGTTGCGGAGCGCGAGGCGATGCGCTACATCCTTTCTATGGGGGCAGAGGTAGGCGTCTCGGTGCTCATCATGCCCGTCCGCTACCTAGCTGCCTCCACGACACCGCGCTTTATGCTCGATTATATGTTCACACGCTGGTCCGatgtgctggcgctgctcgaTCGCTTCAATCCTAGCACCTACGCGAGCTATGCGCTGTACGCCTTTGCAAGCTCCAACGACGAATGGAACTTCGACTTCTTCACTTGGCAGATTCCGTCGGTGCTAATGACTCTTGGCAAGCTGATCGCACGTCGACGATTTGCTGGGTCAGCGCGATGCCGTACCAAGCGGGTTTTCGGCGTTTTGCTAGCACAGCTCATCTTGCGAGCGTACATGTCGACGTTTTCCGTTATGATTCCAGAGCAAGGGTCTGAGGCCCTGGTGGCGATGTCGGTGACAATTTTGGAGGGCATGGCAACATCCTAccttgcgcagcacacgtGGCCATTTCCGTGGGACGACATTACGCACATAGCATCCATGAACACAACGAGCTCCTCTACTGCAATGGCGTCGGAGGGGCCAGACACGCCGCCGTAA